DNA from Armatimonadota bacterium:
GGTGTCGCGCTCCCGGGTTCTCCGGCTGGAGCCGCTCTCGGAGGACCACATCCGCACCCTGCTGCTTCGGGCGGTGCGGGATTCCGAACGCGGGCTGGGCGCCCTGCGGGTGGAGGTGGATGACGACGCCCTGTCCCACCTGGCGGCCGCCAGCAACGGCGACGCCCGGGTGGCCCTCAACGCCCTGGAGGTTGCGGCGCTGGCGACGCCGCCCGACGCCCGGGGGGTGCGCCGCGTCACCCTGCGGGCCGCCCAGGACGCCACCCAGCACCGGGCTCTGGTGTACGACCGCGAGGGTGACGCCCACTACGACCACATCTCGGCGTTCATCAAGAGCCTGCGCGGCTCCGACCCCGACGCGGCGGTGTACTGGCTGGCCCGCATGCTGGCGGCGGGGGAGGACCCCCGGTTCATCGCCCGGCGCATGGTGATCCACGCCGCCGAAGACGTGGGCCTGGCCGATCCCCTCGCGCTGGTGGTGGCCACGGCGGCGGCGCATGCGGTGGAGTTCGTGGGCCTGCCGGAGGCCCAGATTCCCATGGCCGAGGCGGCCATCTACATCGCCACCGCCCCCAAGAGCAACGCCGTCGTCCGCGCCATCGGCGCGGCGATGCGGGACGTACGCGAGCGCCGCGCCGAGCCCGTGCCCGTCCACCTGCGGGACAGCAGTCACCCCCAGGCAGCCCGGGTTCTGGGTCACGGCCACGGCTACCAGTACCCCCACGACCACCCGGAGGGTTTCGTGCCGCAGACCTACATGCCCGAGGCCGTCGCCGGCCGCACCTACTACGAACCGACGTCCCGGGGGTATGAGGCCGAGGTGCGCCGCCGCCTGCAGGCCTGGTGGAAGGGCCTGAAGTCCTACGCCCCCGAGTGAGCCTCGCATCGCCTCCGTCCGAAGCGACTGCCAGACCACGACAAAGATCCGGGATCCGAGAGCCTCTCCCTCGGACCCCGTGGTCGCGTGTCCGCGCTTTCGCGCACCGTCGTTTGCGCGTATGATAGGGTCGCCATGGGTCGGTGGGTCGTCGCCATGAGCGGCGGCGTGGACAGTTCGGTGGCGGCCGCGCTGCTGGCGGCCCAGGGCCACGAGGTGGTGGGGGTGACCCTGAACCTGTGGCCCGCGTGGCTGCCCGAGCCCGACGACGCCTTTCGGGCCTGCTGCGGGGTCGCGGCCGTGGAGGACGCCCGGGCGGTCGCCCGCCGCCTGGGCATCCGCCACTATGTCCTCAACATGCGCGAGGAGTTCGAGAGGGAGGTCATCGCCCGCTTCGCCGACGAGTACGCCCGCGGCCGCACCCCCAACCCCTGCATCGCCTGCAACCAGGCCATCAAGTTCTCCCTGCTGCTGGCCCGGGCCGAGGCCCTGGGGATGGACGGTGTCGCCACCGGCCACTACGCCCGGGTGGATCGCGACCCGTCCACCGGCCGCTACGTGCTCCGGCGGGGGCGCGACCCCCGCAAGGATCAGTCCTACGTGCTGTACGGCCTCACCCAGGCCCAGCTGGCCCGGGTGCGCTTCCCCCTGGGAGAGATGACCAAGGAGCAGACCCGGTCCCTGGCCCGGCAGTTCGGCCTGCCCGTCGCCGACAAGCCCGACAGCCAGGAGATCTGCTTCGTCCCCCGGGGGTCGTACGCCGAGGTGGTGGGGAGGCTGCGGCCCCAGGCGCTGCACCCCGGACCGATCGTGGATACGTCCGGGCGCGTGGTGGGCCAGCACCGGGGCATCGGGCGGTACACGGTGGGCCAGCGGCGAGGCCTGGGCGTCGCCGGGGGGCCGGCGCGCTACGTGGTCGCCATCGACGCCTCGCGCAACGCCGTGGTGGTGGGAGGGCCCGACGACCTCCAGGCGGACGGGCTGGTGGCCTCCGACGTCAACTGGGTGGCGGTGGAGGGCCTGGATGCTCCGCGGCGCGTGGAAGTCCGGGTGCGCCACGGCGGCCAGGACATCACTGCGGAGGCCGTCCCCGGCCCTGAGGCGGGGCAGGTGACCGTGCGCTTCAGCCGGCCGCAGCGCGCCCCCTCGCCCGGTCAGGCGGCGGTCTTCTACGACGGGGACATCGTCCTGGGCGGGGGCACCATCGACACCGTGCACCTCCGCGCCGCCCTGCCTGTCTAGACGTCTGTCCGTGGCCGGGGCCGGGCACCCCAGTCATCGCGAGCGCGTCCGGGGGTCCGCGGGAGCCCCGCCGATTCAACGGTGCTGACGCTGCGTCGCCTGACCTGCGTGGCCATCCTGGCGGCCGTCGAGGTCGCCGCGGTGGGCCCGGCCGGCCTGGCCGGCCCGCCCGCGGACCTCGCCGGCGTCCTCGTCCGGGAGACCGCCGTCCTGATCCGCGACCACGCCCTGTCCCCGCCCCCCGAGCACGCGGTCCTGGCCCAGGCGCTGGCCGCCGCCAGCCGCTCCCTGCCCGCCGGCCCGTCGCGGACCCAGCCGCCTGGTCTGAGCGGAGATCCCGAACGGGACCTCGACGCGGTGGCCGCCTACGTCCAGGCCGTGGTGACCCTGGCTCCCCGGGATGCGGAACGGATCCTGGCGGCGGTCCTGCGGGCGATGGTCCGGACCGCGGACGACGCTCAGGGCGCTGTCTTTCCCCCGTCCGAGTTCGCCCTGTACATGCGGGACCTCCGCGGGGAGACCAGCGGCGTGGGCGTCCAGGTGGAGAGGGTCGGCGGAGAGATCACGGTCCTGGACGTCACGCCCGGGGGTCCCGCGGACCGGGCCGGCATCCGCCCCGGGGACGTCCTGATGGCGGTGGACGACAGGCCC
Protein-coding regions in this window:
- a CDS encoding replication-associated recombination protein A, with protein sequence MELFRQDERDRVPADAPLAARMRPRTLDEFVGQEHLVGPGRVLREAIERDALTSLILYGPPGTGKTSLAHIIARATRSEVEQVNAVTAGVADLKEVIARARDRRALYGRRTILFIDEIHRFNKAQQDVLLPHVEDGTVILIGATTENPFYEVTPTLVSRSRVLRLEPLSEDHIRTLLLRAVRDSERGLGALRVEVDDDALSHLAAASNGDARVALNALEVAALATPPDARGVRRVTLRAAQDATQHRALVYDREGDAHYDHISAFIKSLRGSDPDAAVYWLARMLAAGEDPRFIARRMVIHAAEDVGLADPLALVVATAAAHAVEFVGLPEAQIPMAEAAIYIATAPKSNAVVRAIGAAMRDVRERRAEPVPVHLRDSSHPQAARVLGHGHGYQYPHDHPEGFVPQTYMPEAVAGRTYYEPTSRGYEAEVRRRLQAWWKGLKSYAPE
- the mnmA gene encoding tRNA 2-thiouridine(34) synthase MnmA, translating into MGRWVVAMSGGVDSSVAAALLAAQGHEVVGVTLNLWPAWLPEPDDAFRACCGVAAVEDARAVARRLGIRHYVLNMREEFEREVIARFADEYARGRTPNPCIACNQAIKFSLLLARAEALGMDGVATGHYARVDRDPSTGRYVLRRGRDPRKDQSYVLYGLTQAQLARVRFPLGEMTKEQTRSLARQFGLPVADKPDSQEICFVPRGSYAEVVGRLRPQALHPGPIVDTSGRVVGQHRGIGRYTVGQRRGLGVAGGPARYVVAIDASRNAVVVGGPDDLQADGLVASDVNWVAVEGLDAPRRVEVRVRHGGQDITAEAVPGPEAGQVTVRFSRPQRAPSPGQAAVFYDGDIVLGGGTIDTVHLRAALPV